One window of the Klebsiella sp. WP3-W18-ESBL-02 genome contains the following:
- the srmB gene encoding ATP-dependent RNA helicase SrmB, whose product MTVTTFSELELDESLLDALQSKGFTRPTAIQAAAIPPALDGRDVLGSAPTGTGKTAAYLLPALQHLLDFPRKKSGPPRILILTPTRELAMQVADHARELAKNTHLDIATITGGVAYMNHAEVFSENQDIVVATTGRLLQYIKEENFDCRAVETLILDEADRMLDMGFAQDIEHIAGETRWRKQTLLFSATLEGEAIKDFAERLLEDPVEVSATPSTRERKKIHQWYYRADNFEHKVELLKHLLKQEDATRTIVFVRKRERVHELAEILRQAGINNCYLEGEMPQIKRNEGIKRLTDGRVNVLVATDVAARGIDIPDVSHVINFDMPRGADTYLHRIGRTGRAGRKGTAISLVETHDHLLMLKIGRYIEEPLKSRVIDGLRPTTRAPSEKMTGKPSKKVLAKRAEQKKAKDKDKPRVKVRHRDAKNVGKRRKPSGSGTGEQSTEE is encoded by the coding sequence ATGACTGTAACGACTTTTTCCGAACTTGAACTTGACGAAAGCCTGCTGGATGCCCTCCAGAGCAAAGGCTTTACACGCCCGACTGCCATTCAGGCTGCCGCCATTCCGCCTGCGCTCGATGGACGTGATGTTCTCGGTTCTGCGCCAACCGGCACCGGTAAAACAGCGGCGTATTTGCTGCCTGCGTTGCAGCACCTGCTCGACTTTCCGCGTAAAAAATCCGGACCGCCGCGTATTCTGATCCTCACGCCGACGCGTGAACTGGCAATGCAGGTCGCCGATCATGCCCGCGAACTGGCCAAAAATACCCATCTGGACATCGCCACCATCACCGGCGGCGTGGCATATATGAACCATGCCGAAGTGTTCAGCGAAAACCAGGACATCGTGGTCGCCACCACCGGTCGTCTGCTGCAGTACATCAAAGAAGAAAACTTCGACTGCCGGGCCGTTGAGACGCTGATCCTCGATGAAGCAGACCGCATGCTGGACATGGGTTTTGCCCAGGATATCGAACACATCGCTGGCGAAACTCGCTGGCGCAAACAGACGCTGCTCTTCTCCGCCACGCTGGAAGGCGAAGCGATCAAGGACTTTGCCGAGCGTCTGCTGGAAGATCCGGTTGAAGTATCCGCCACGCCGTCAACCCGCGAACGTAAGAAGATTCACCAGTGGTACTATCGTGCCGATAACTTCGAGCATAAAGTTGAGCTGTTGAAGCACCTGCTGAAGCAGGAAGACGCCACCCGCACCATCGTGTTTGTGCGTAAGCGTGAGCGCGTGCATGAACTGGCTGAAATTCTGCGTCAGGCTGGAATTAACAACTGTTATCTCGAAGGCGAAATGCCGCAGATTAAGCGTAACGAAGGCATCAAACGTCTGACCGACGGCCGCGTAAACGTTCTGGTTGCCACCGACGTTGCCGCACGCGGGATTGATATCCCCGACGTCAGCCATGTGATTAACTTCGATATGCCGCGCGGCGCCGATACCTATCTGCACCGTATCGGTCGTACCGGCCGCGCGGGTCGGAAAGGCACGGCGATTTCACTGGTGGAAACGCACGATCACCTGCTGATGCTGAAAATTGGCCGCTACATCGAAGAGCCGCTGAAGTCTCGCGTTATCGATGGGCTGCGCCCGACCACTCGAGCGCCAAGCGAGAAGATGACCGGCAAGCCGTCGAAGAAAGTGCTGGCGAAGCGCGCCGAGCAGAAAAAAGCGAAAGACAAAGATAAACCGCGCGTGAAAGTGCGTCACCGCGATGCCAAAAACGTCGGTAAGCGCCGCAAGCCTAGCGGCAGCGGGACCGGTGAACAAAGCACCGAAGAGTAA
- the trmN gene encoding tRNA(1)(Val) (adenine(37)-N(6))-methyltransferase TrmN: MTSDSKSALRRNGFTFKKFFVAHDRCAMKVGTDGILLGAWAPIARVSRVLDIGAGSGLLALMLAQRTDENVTVDAVELDEDAAAQARENVAESPWADRISVHTADIQQWVAGLTTRYDLIVSNPPYYEQGVECATPQREQARYTTTLDHQALLACATDAITEDGFFCVVLPENIGQTFTQQALSMGWHLRLRTDVAETEVRLPHRVLLAFSPQGGECYSDRLTIRGPEQQYSEGYAALTQAFYLFM, from the coding sequence ATGACGTCTGATTCTAAATCCGCGCTGCGTCGCAACGGATTTACCTTTAAAAAGTTTTTTGTCGCCCACGACCGCTGCGCCATGAAGGTCGGTACTGACGGCATTTTACTCGGTGCCTGGGCGCCGATCGCCCGCGTCAGCCGGGTTCTGGATATCGGCGCGGGTAGCGGGCTGCTGGCGTTAATGCTAGCGCAGCGCACCGATGAGAATGTCACTGTGGATGCCGTAGAGCTGGACGAGGATGCTGCCGCACAGGCGCGGGAAAACGTGGCTGAATCACCGTGGGCCGATCGTATTTCGGTGCATACGGCCGATATTCAGCAGTGGGTGGCCGGGTTGACGACGCGCTATGACCTGATCGTCAGTAATCCACCTTACTACGAGCAGGGCGTTGAATGCGCTACGCCGCAGCGCGAGCAGGCGCGTTATACTACCACGCTCGATCATCAGGCTCTGCTGGCCTGTGCGACGGATGCCATCACCGAAGACGGCTTCTTCTGCGTTGTGCTGCCGGAAAATATCGGCCAGACCTTTACACAGCAGGCCCTGTCGATGGGCTGGCATTTGCGCCTGCGCACCGACGTCGCGGAAACCGAAGTCCGTTTACCGCATCGCGTTCTGCTGGCGTTCTCGCCGCAAGGCGGGGAGTGCTATAGCGACAGGCTAACGATCCGTGGGCCAGAGCAGCAGTACTCAGAAGGCTACGCCGCACTGACCCAGGCGTTCTATTTATTTATGTGA
- the nadB gene encoding L-aspartate oxidase has product MNSLPEHSCDVLIIGSGAAGLSLALRLAEHSQVIVLSKGPISEGSTFYAQGGIAAVFDETDSVDSHVEDTLIAGAGICDRQAVSFVASNARHCVQWLIDQGVLFDTQVQANGEESYHLTREGGHSHRRILHAADATGREVENTLVGKAMNHPNIRVLERCNAVDLIVSDKIGLPGTRRVVGAWIWDRNKEKVETCSAKSVVLATGGASKVYQYTTNPDISSGDGIAMAWRAGCRVANLEFNQFHPTALYHPQARNFLLTEALRGEGAHLKRPDGSRFMPDFDERAELAPRDIVARAIDHEMKRLGVDCMYLDISHKPEAFVRQHFPMIYEKLLGLGIDLTQEAVPIVPAAHYTCGGVMVDDYGRTDVDGLYAIGEVSYTGLHGANRMASNSLLECLVYGWSAAEDILKRMPYARQIDTLPAWDESRVENSDELVVIQHNWHELRLFMWDYVGIVRTTKRLERALRRITMLQQELDEYYSRFRVSNNLLELRNLVQVAELIVRCAMMRKESRGLHYTLDYPELLADSGPSILSPLVHINK; this is encoded by the coding sequence ATGAACTCACTCCCAGAACACTCCTGTGATGTATTGATTATCGGTAGCGGGGCTGCCGGTCTTTCACTGGCGCTGCGTCTTGCTGAGCACAGCCAGGTGATCGTCCTGAGCAAAGGCCCGATAAGCGAAGGCTCAACCTTTTACGCACAAGGGGGCATTGCCGCCGTTTTCGATGAAACCGACAGCGTGGACTCGCACGTTGAGGATACGCTGATTGCCGGCGCGGGCATCTGCGATCGCCAGGCTGTCTCGTTTGTGGCCAGTAACGCCAGACACTGCGTGCAGTGGCTTATCGACCAGGGCGTGCTGTTTGACACCCAGGTTCAGGCGAACGGCGAAGAGAGCTACCATCTGACCCGCGAAGGCGGTCATAGCCATCGCCGGATTCTGCACGCCGCCGACGCTACCGGGCGCGAAGTCGAAAATACGCTGGTCGGTAAGGCAATGAATCATCCGAACATTCGCGTACTGGAACGCTGCAACGCCGTCGACCTGATTGTTTCAGATAAAATCGGCCTGCCGGGAACCCGTCGCGTTGTTGGCGCGTGGATCTGGGACCGCAATAAAGAGAAGGTAGAAACCTGCTCGGCAAAATCGGTGGTACTGGCAACGGGCGGCGCGTCAAAGGTGTATCAGTACACCACCAATCCGGATATCTCATCCGGCGACGGTATCGCCATGGCCTGGCGCGCAGGCTGCCGCGTGGCCAACCTCGAGTTTAACCAGTTCCACCCCACCGCGCTGTATCACCCGCAGGCGCGCAATTTTTTGCTCACCGAAGCCCTGCGAGGCGAAGGTGCGCACCTTAAGCGCCCGGATGGCAGCCGCTTTATGCCGGACTTCGACGAACGCGCTGAGCTTGCGCCGCGCGATATTGTCGCCCGCGCTATCGACCATGAGATGAAGCGTCTGGGCGTTGATTGTATGTATCTGGACATCAGTCACAAACCGGAAGCCTTTGTGCGCCAGCACTTCCCGATGATTTATGAGAAGCTGCTGGGGCTGGGCATCGATTTGACTCAGGAAGCGGTGCCGATTGTCCCGGCCGCGCACTACACCTGCGGCGGGGTGATGGTCGATGACTATGGTCGTACCGATGTCGACGGCCTGTACGCCATCGGAGAGGTAAGCTACACCGGCCTGCACGGTGCCAACCGTATGGCCTCTAACTCACTGCTGGAGTGTCTGGTATACGGCTGGTCTGCGGCAGAAGATATTCTCAAACGCATGCCGTATGCCCGTCAGATTGACACGCTGCCTGCCTGGGATGAAAGCCGCGTGGAAAACTCCGATGAACTGGTTGTGATTCAGCACAACTGGCACGAGCTACGGCTGTTTATGTGGGACTACGTCGGCATCGTTCGCACCACCAAGCGGCTGGAGCGTGCTCTGCGCCGCATCACCATGCTTCAGCAGGAGCTGGACGAGTATTATTCACGTTTCCGCGTCTCCAATAATTTGCTGGAACTGCGCAACCTGGTGCAGGTCGCAGAACTGATCGTGCGCTGCGCGATGATGCGTAAAGAGAGCCGCGGGCTGCATTATACGCTCGACTACCCGGAGCTGCTTGCGGACTCCGGGCCGTCAATCCTCTCACCGCTGGTTCACATAAATAAATAG
- the rpoE gene encoding RNA polymerase sigma factor RpoE, which produces MSEQLTDQVLVERVQKGDQKAFNLLVVRYQHKVASLVSRYVPSGDVPDVVQESFIKAYRALDSFRGDSAFYTWLYRIAVNTAKNYLVAQGRRPPSSDVDANEAENFESGGALKEISNPENLMLSEELRQIVFRTIEALPEDLRMAITLRELDGLSYEEIAAIMDCPVGTVRSRIFRAREAIDNKVQPLIRR; this is translated from the coding sequence ATGAGTGAGCAGTTAACGGATCAGGTTCTTGTTGAACGGGTCCAGAAAGGAGATCAAAAGGCTTTTAACCTCCTGGTCGTCCGCTACCAGCATAAGGTTGCGAGCCTGGTTTCCCGCTATGTGCCATCCGGCGACGTGCCGGATGTCGTACAAGAGTCTTTTATTAAGGCCTATCGTGCGCTGGATTCGTTCCGGGGAGATAGTGCTTTCTATACGTGGCTGTACCGCATTGCGGTGAACACAGCTAAAAATTACCTGGTTGCTCAGGGGCGTCGTCCGCCGTCCAGCGATGTAGACGCGAACGAGGCCGAAAACTTTGAAAGCGGCGGCGCTTTGAAAGAAATTTCGAACCCTGAGAACTTAATGTTGTCAGAAGAACTGAGACAGATAGTTTTTCGCACCATTGAAGCGCTTCCGGAAGATTTACGCATGGCAATTACCTTGCGGGAGCTCGATGGCCTAAGCTATGAAGAGATAGCGGCTATTATGGATTGCCCGGTCGGTACGGTTCGTTCACGTATCTTCCGAGCGCGAGAAGCTATCGATAACAAAGTTCAACCGCTTATCAGGCGTTGA
- the rseA gene encoding anti-sigma-E factor RseA, producing MQKEQLSALMDGETLDNELLTELTRSAELQETWESYHLIRDSLRGDTSEVLHFDISSRVMAAIENEPVRQPTAPLIPEAQPAPHQWQKMPFWNKVRPWASSLTQMGVAACVSLAVIVGVQHYNGQPDSSQPESPVFNTLPMMGKASPVSLGVPSEASAGNGQQQVQEQRRRINAMLQDYELQRRLHSEQLQFEQAQTQQAAVQVPGYQTLGTQSQ from the coding sequence ATGCAGAAAGAACAACTTTCCGCCTTAATGGATGGTGAAACGCTGGATAACGAGCTGTTGACTGAGTTAACACGCTCGGCAGAGCTGCAGGAAACCTGGGAGAGCTATCACCTCATTCGTGACTCGCTGCGTGGCGATACGAGTGAAGTGCTTCACTTTGATATCTCTTCTCGCGTGATGGCCGCCATCGAAAATGAGCCCGTTCGGCAACCGACCGCGCCGCTCATCCCTGAAGCCCAGCCAGCACCTCATCAATGGCAAAAAATGCCGTTCTGGAACAAAGTTCGTCCCTGGGCCAGTTCGCTCACCCAAATGGGCGTGGCCGCGTGCGTTTCGCTGGCTGTTATTGTCGGCGTTCAGCACTATAATGGGCAACCGGACTCCTCTCAGCCTGAGTCACCGGTGTTTAATACGCTGCCGATGATGGGCAAAGCCAGCCCGGTCAGCCTGGGCGTTCCTTCGGAGGCATCCGCAGGTAACGGTCAGCAGCAGGTTCAGGAACAGCGCCGTCGTATTAATGCTATGCTGCAGGATTATGAATTGCAGCGTCGCTTGCATTCAGAACAGCTTCAGTTTGAGCAGGCACAAACTCAGCAAGCGGCTGTTCAGGTGCCAGGCTATCAAACTCTAGGAACGCAATCGCAGTAA
- the rseB gene encoding sigma-E factor regulatory protein RseB produces the protein MKQLWCAMSLVAGSLFFSANASADVSSGALLQEMNLASQSLNYELSFVSINKSGVESLRYRHVRLNGQPLAELLQMDGPRRAVVQRGNEISYFEPGLDPFTLNGDYIVDSLPSLVYTDFKRLAPYYDFISVGRTRIADRMCDVIRVVARDGTRYSYIVWIDSESKLPMRVDLLDRDGETLEQFRVIAVITGEQVSGIMQGLAKASLPPQLSVPTSNNVALNWSASWVPQGFKEVSSSRRTLPSVDSPVESRLYSDGLFSFSININRAAANSSDQMLRTGRRTVSTTVRNQAEITIVGELPPQTAKRVADGIQFKGAPQ, from the coding sequence ATGAAGCAACTTTGGTGTGCCATGTCACTTGTGGCTGGTAGCCTGTTCTTCTCCGCAAACGCCTCGGCTGATGTATCGTCCGGGGCGTTGTTGCAGGAAATGAATCTGGCCAGTCAGTCACTCAACTACGAGCTGTCGTTCGTCAGCATTAATAAATCCGGCGTTGAATCGTTACGCTATCGGCACGTGCGTCTGAACGGTCAGCCGCTGGCTGAGCTGTTGCAAATGGACGGCCCGCGTCGGGCAGTGGTCCAGCGCGGCAACGAAATCAGCTACTTTGAGCCGGGCCTCGATCCCTTCACGCTGAACGGCGACTATATTGTCGATTCCTTGCCTTCTCTGGTGTATACCGACTTCAAACGTCTGGCGCCGTACTACGACTTTATCTCCGTCGGGCGCACGCGCATTGCCGATCGCATGTGTGACGTCATTCGCGTCGTGGCGCGTGACGGGACGCGTTACAGCTACATCGTCTGGATCGACAGCGAAAGTAAGCTGCCAATGCGGGTCGATCTGCTGGATCGCGATGGCGAAACGCTGGAGCAGTTCCGGGTGATTGCGGTTATCACCGGCGAACAGGTTAGCGGTATTATGCAGGGGCTGGCGAAAGCGAGCCTGCCGCCGCAGCTGTCGGTGCCAACCAGCAACAACGTCGCGCTGAACTGGTCCGCGAGCTGGGTACCGCAGGGCTTTAAAGAGGTTTCCAGCAGCCGCCGTACGTTGCCGAGCGTCGATAGCCCGGTAGAGTCTCGTCTCTACTCAGATGGCCTGTTTAGCTTCTCCATTAATATCAACCGCGCGGCGGCCAATAGCAGCGATCAAATGCTGCGTACCGGGCGTCGCACGGTCAGCACAACGGTTCGCAACCAGGCCGAAATTACCATCGTTGGCGAACTGCCGCCGCAAACGGCGAAGCGCGTGGCGGACGGCATTCAATTCAAGGGTGCGCCGCAATGA
- the rseC gene encoding SoxR-reducing system protein RseC, translating to MIKEWATVIAWDNGVAQVSCDVKASCNSCASRAGCGSRVLNKLGPQTSHTISVPSAQPLVAGQKVELGISESSLLGSAMLVYMSPLLGLFVVAALFQVLFGSDIAALCGAVLGGVGGFLVAKGFSPRLAARETWQPVIISVGLPPDLVRTVSPSEMSQ from the coding sequence ATGATTAAAGAGTGGGCCACCGTCATCGCGTGGGACAACGGCGTGGCGCAGGTGAGCTGTGATGTCAAAGCTTCCTGCAACAGCTGCGCCTCGCGTGCGGGCTGCGGCAGCCGGGTGCTGAACAAGCTCGGGCCGCAAACCAGCCACACCATCTCTGTACCCAGCGCGCAGCCGCTGGTGGCCGGGCAAAAGGTTGAGCTGGGTATCAGCGAAAGCAGCCTGCTCGGTTCCGCCATGCTGGTATATATGTCACCGCTGCTTGGGCTGTTTGTGGTCGCGGCGCTGTTTCAGGTGCTGTTCGGTAGCGATATCGCCGCGCTGTGCGGCGCGGTGCTTGGCGGTGTGGGCGGTTTTTTGGTTGCCAAAGGCTTCTCGCCGCGGCTGGCCGCCCGGGAAACCTGGCAGCCGGTGATTATCAGCGTGGGGCTCCCGCCCGACCTGGTCCGCACGGTATCGCCCTCCGAAATGAGCCAGTGA
- the lepA gene encoding translation elongation factor 4 has product MKNIRNFSIIAHIDHGKSTLSDRIIQICGGLSDREMEAQVLDSMDLERERGITIKAQSVTLDFKSADGETYQLNFIDTPGHVDFSYEVSRSLAACEGALLVVDAGQGVEAQTLANCYTAMEMDLEVVPVLNKIDLPAADPERVAEEIEDIVGIDATDAVRCSAKTGVGVTDVLERLVRDIPPPEGDAEGPLQALIIDSWFDNYLGVVSLVRIKNGTMRKGDKIKVMSTGQVYNADRLGIFTPKQVDRTELKCGEVGWLVCAIKDILGAPVGDTLTQARNPADKPLPGFKKVKPQVYAGLFPVSSDDYENFRDALGKLSLNDASLFYEPESSTALGFGFRCGFLGLLHMEIIQERLEREYDLDLITTAPTVVYEVETTAKETIYVDSPSKLPPLNNIYELREPIAECHMLLPQAYLGNVITLCIEKRGVQTNMVYHGNQVALTYEIPMAEVVLDFFDRLKSTSRGYASLDYNFKRFQASDMVRVDVLINNERVDALALITHRDNSQSRGRELVEKMKDLIPRQQFDIAIQAAIGTHIIARSTVKQLRKNVLAKCYGGDISRKKKLLQKQKEGKKRMKQIGNVELPQEAFLAILHVGKDNK; this is encoded by the coding sequence ATGAAGAATATACGTAACTTCTCCATCATTGCACATATCGACCACGGTAAATCGACGCTGTCTGACCGCATTATTCAGATTTGTGGCGGCCTTTCCGACCGCGAAATGGAAGCCCAGGTTCTGGACTCAATGGATCTGGAACGCGAACGTGGCATTACCATCAAAGCGCAAAGCGTGACGCTGGACTTTAAATCAGCCGACGGGGAAACCTATCAGCTGAACTTTATCGACACCCCGGGCCACGTCGACTTCTCCTATGAGGTTTCCCGTTCCCTCGCGGCCTGTGAAGGCGCACTGCTGGTGGTTGACGCCGGGCAGGGCGTAGAAGCGCAGACCCTGGCGAACTGCTATACCGCTATGGAAATGGATCTGGAAGTCGTGCCGGTTCTGAACAAAATCGACCTGCCGGCCGCCGATCCTGAGCGCGTAGCGGAAGAGATTGAAGACATCGTTGGCATCGACGCGACCGATGCCGTTCGCTGCTCGGCGAAAACCGGCGTCGGCGTGACCGACGTGCTGGAACGCCTGGTACGCGACATTCCGCCGCCGGAAGGCGATGCGGAAGGCCCGCTGCAGGCGCTGATTATCGACTCCTGGTTCGATAACTACCTGGGCGTGGTTTCGCTGGTGCGTATTAAAAACGGCACCATGCGTAAAGGCGACAAAATCAAAGTGATGAGCACCGGTCAGGTTTATAACGCCGACCGTCTGGGCATCTTCACGCCAAAACAGGTTGACCGTACCGAGCTGAAATGCGGCGAGGTAGGTTGGCTGGTGTGTGCGATTAAAGACATCCTTGGCGCACCGGTTGGCGATACCCTGACCCAGGCGCGTAACCCGGCAGACAAACCGCTGCCAGGCTTTAAAAAAGTGAAGCCGCAGGTTTACGCCGGTCTGTTCCCGGTCAGCTCTGACGACTACGAAAACTTCCGCGATGCGCTCGGTAAGCTGAGCCTCAACGATGCCTCCTTGTTCTATGAACCGGAAAGCTCAACCGCGCTGGGCTTCGGCTTCCGCTGCGGCTTCCTCGGTCTGCTGCACATGGAGATCATTCAGGAACGTCTGGAACGTGAATACGACCTGGATCTGATCACCACCGCGCCGACCGTCGTCTACGAAGTTGAAACCACGGCGAAAGAAACTATCTACGTTGATAGCCCGTCCAAACTGCCGCCGCTGAACAACATCTACGAACTGCGTGAGCCAATCGCTGAGTGTCACATGCTGCTGCCGCAGGCGTACCTCGGTAACGTGATTACCCTGTGTATCGAGAAGCGCGGCGTGCAGACCAACATGGTTTACCACGGTAACCAGGTGGCGCTGACCTATGAAATCCCGATGGCGGAAGTGGTACTCGACTTCTTCGACCGTCTGAAGTCGACTTCTCGCGGCTATGCGTCGCTGGACTATAACTTCAAACGCTTCCAGGCCTCTGACATGGTGCGCGTTGATGTCCTCATCAACAACGAACGTGTCGATGCGCTGGCGCTGATTACCCACCGCGACAACTCCCAGAGCCGCGGGCGTGAACTGGTCGAGAAGATGAAAGACCTGATCCCTCGCCAGCAGTTTGATATCGCGATCCAGGCGGCCATTGGCACGCACATCATCGCGCGTTCAACGGTGAAGCAGCTGCGTAAAAACGTTCTGGCGAAATGCTACGGTGGCGATATCAGCCGTAAGAAAAAGCTGCTGCAAAAACAGAAAGAGGGTAAAAAGCGCATGAAGCAGATCGGTAACGTCGAGCTGCCGCAGGAAGCGTTCCTTGCCATTCTGCATGTTGGTAAAGACAACAAATAA
- the lepB gene encoding signal peptidase I: MANMFALILVIATLVTGVLWCVDKFIFAPKRRERQAAAQVATGEALDKKTLKKVGPKPGWLETGASVFPVLAIVLIVRSFIYEPFQIPSGSMMPTLLIGDFILVEKFAYGIKDPIYQKTIIETGHPKRGDIVVFKYPEDPRLDYIKRTVGLPGDKVTYDPIAKQVTIQPGCSSGQACGNALPVTYSNVEPSDFVQTFSRSNGGEATSGFFEMPQGERKADGVRLDQRQETLGDVNHRILTVPIAQDQVGMYYHQSGLPLATWIVPPGQYFMMGDNRDNSADSRYWGFVPEANLVGKATAIWMSFEKQEGQWPTGVRLSRIGGIH, encoded by the coding sequence ATGGCGAACATGTTTGCCCTGATTCTGGTGATTGCCACACTGGTGACGGGCGTCCTGTGGTGCGTAGATAAATTTATCTTCGCCCCTAAACGGCGGGAACGTCAGGCGGCGGCGCAGGTTGCCACCGGCGAAGCGCTGGATAAAAAAACGCTGAAAAAAGTCGGCCCGAAACCGGGCTGGCTGGAAACCGGCGCGTCGGTCTTCCCGGTACTGGCTATCGTGCTGATCGTCCGTTCATTCATTTATGAGCCGTTCCAGATCCCTTCCGGTTCGATGATGCCAACGCTGCTGATCGGCGACTTTATTCTGGTGGAAAAATTCGCCTATGGAATTAAAGATCCGATCTACCAGAAGACGATTATTGAAACGGGCCATCCGAAGCGCGGCGACATCGTCGTGTTTAAATACCCGGAAGATCCTCGCCTTGACTACATCAAGCGCACCGTGGGCCTGCCGGGAGATAAGGTCACCTACGATCCGATCGCCAAGCAGGTCACCATTCAGCCAGGCTGCAGCTCCGGCCAGGCGTGCGGTAATGCGCTGCCGGTGACCTATTCCAACGTTGAGCCGAGTGATTTTGTACAGACCTTCTCCCGCAGCAACGGCGGAGAAGCCACCAGCGGCTTCTTCGAAATGCCGCAGGGTGAGCGTAAAGCCGATGGCGTGCGTCTGGATCAACGTCAGGAAACGCTGGGTGACGTTAACCACCGGATCCTGACCGTGCCTATCGCTCAGGACCAGGTTGGGATGTACTACCACCAGTCCGGTCTGCCGCTGGCAACCTGGATCGTCCCGCCGGGGCAATACTTCATGATGGGTGACAACCGCGATAACAGCGCGGACAGCCGTTATTGGGGCTTTGTGCCGGAAGCGAACCTGGTGGGTAAAGCGACCGCTATCTGGATGAGCTTCGAAAAACAAGAGGGCCAGTGGCCGACCGGCGTGCGTTTGAGCCGCATCGGTGGCATTCACTAA
- the rnc gene encoding ribonuclease III, with amino-acid sequence MNPIVINRLQRKLGYTFLHQELLQQALTHRSASSKHNERLEFLGDSILSYVIANALYHRFPRVDEGDMSRMRATLVRGNTLAEIAREFELGECLRLGPGELKSGGFRRESILADTVEALIGGVFLDSDIQTVEKLILSWYQTRLDEISPGDKQKDPKTRLQEYLQGRHLPLPSYLVVQVRGEAHDQEFTIHCQVSGLSEPVVGTGSSRRKAEQAAAEQALKKLELE; translated from the coding sequence ATGAACCCCATCGTAATTAATCGGCTTCAACGGAAGCTGGGCTACACTTTTCTTCATCAGGAGCTGTTGCAACAGGCGTTAACGCACCGCAGTGCCAGCAGCAAACATAACGAACGCTTAGAGTTCCTGGGCGATTCCATTTTGAGTTACGTGATCGCGAACGCGCTCTACCACCGCTTCCCGCGCGTGGATGAAGGCGATATGAGCCGTATGCGCGCGACGCTGGTTCGCGGTAACACGCTGGCTGAAATTGCCCGTGAGTTCGAGCTGGGCGAATGCCTGCGCTTGGGGCCGGGCGAGCTGAAAAGCGGTGGCTTCCGTCGGGAATCCATTCTGGCGGATACGGTTGAAGCGTTAATCGGCGGGGTGTTCCTCGACAGCGATATTCAAACTGTCGAGAAGCTAATCCTCTCCTGGTACCAGACGCGTCTGGACGAAATCAGTCCGGGCGATAAGCAAAAAGATCCAAAAACACGCTTGCAGGAGTATCTGCAAGGCCGCCATCTGCCGCTGCCGTCCTATCTGGTGGTTCAGGTGCGTGGGGAAGCACACGATCAGGAATTTACTATCCACTGCCAGGTTAGCGGCCTGAGTGAACCGGTGGTCGGCACAGGTTCCAGCCGTCGCAAGGCGGAACAGGCTGCCGCCGAACAGGCGCTGAAAAAGCTGGAGCTGGAATGA